A genome region from Eurosta solidaginis isolate ZX-2024a chromosome 2, ASM4086904v1, whole genome shotgun sequence includes the following:
- the LOC137242526 gene encoding lipase member H-A isoform X4, translating into MFAYEIFPDTPKLKSSRNGVALNVNNPLSLFKGGFSRHRDTAFIVHGFNGTAIDKHLQFLRDAYLSRDYNVITVDWRTLTRYPCYLHALINTRLTAQCTAQVYSFLTHHGAVREKITCIGHSLGAHICGMMSNHLSIKQHRIIGLDPARPLIERKKDDVFRLSLDDATVIQVVHTNAGFLGQEENTGHLNFCVNGGKFQPFCKGNPIRRSRCSHFLSICYLASAMFKHKKFLGVSCPNGCVELSGPKRLPVSTKNPFGIATQIKEYHIGNDASDDARGCYCIDVPYVKHCPFNDQT; encoded by the exons gAAGTCATCACGTAATGGTGTTGCACTAAACGTAAACAATCCATTATCTTTATTCAAGGGTGGTTTTAGCCGACATCGCGATACTGCATTCATCGTACATGGTTTCAATGGTACCGCCATAGATAAGCATTTACAGTTTTTAAGAGATG CTTATTTATCACGTGACTACAATGTCATCACTGTCGATTGGAGGACTCTAACACGATATCCCTGTTATTTGCATGCTTTGATCAATACGCGTTTGACAGCGCAATGTACAGCACAG GTTTACTCCTTTCTAACGCATCATGGTGCTGTAAGGGAAAAAATCACCTGTATCGGTCATTCACTTGGTGCGCATATTTGTGGCATGATGTCCAATCATTTATCGATAAAGCAACATCGCATTATTG GTCTTGATCCGGCACGACCACTAATTGAGCGGAAAAAAGACGATGTCTTTCGATTATCTCTAGATGATGCAACCGTTATACAGGTTGTACATACAAATGCTGGCTTCTTGGGGCAGGAGGAGAATACCGGACATTTAAACTTTTGTGTAAATGGCGGCAAGTTTCAGCCATTTTGTAAAGGAAATCCAATTA GACGATCCCGATGTTCGCATTTCTTAAGCATTTGTTATTTGGCCAGCGCGATGTTCAAACACAAAAAGTTTTTAGGCGTTTCCTGTCCAAACGGTTGTGTTGAATTGAGTGGGCCAAAACGTTTGCCGGTGAGCACAAAGAATCCTTTTGGGATTGCTACGCAAATAAAAGAATATCATATTGGAAACGATGCGTCAGATGA CGCCAGGGGTTGTTATTGTATCGATGTGCCTTATGTAAAACATTGTCCATTTAATGATCAAACTTGA